ACAACGTGTACCAAGCGATGAATTACACGACTGAAAAAATAAATAAGGTTGAATTAGATAAGTACTACAAGAAATTTAGTACGATAGAATCTGATTTAAAATCAAGTAAAGATAAACCACAAGTCGTGACAAATAGAGTCATCAAAGATTCTTTGGGTGTCACTTATGCCTATGTCACACGTTATGTGGTCGAAAAATCGATGTTGCCTTCTGGTCAATACAATGATAGTTTAACGAAAGCAAATATCTATTCACAAGAACGTGTCATTAAAATTGACAAAGATTCAGCTTCTTCAGGAATTTCGAATCTAAACTTGAATTTCGAAAACGCTTTACAAGACGGAACGTTTACCTTAGAAAGCGCGGCACGTTGGGATGCAGGAACAACGCCTATCGACAAACGCGTTAACTATAAAATGTTGGATTCTATTCTAAAAAATGAATTACGCAACAGAGGAATCAATCAAGCCATTCCGATCTTAGCCGTTTTAAAGAAAGATTCAACTGAAACCAATGTCAAATCAGCTGATTTTGATCGCAACAAGATCGAATTTATGGTTCCTTTATTTTTGGATCGAAAAGACCATATCGAATATTATTTGGCTGCCAATTTTGTCAATCGAAAATTAGCCATTGTTGCGCCAACAGTACCGGTTATTTCGTTGACTTTTATCTTAACCATGATCATCATAACGGTTTTCTCCTTGTCGATCTATTATATGCAGTTGCAACGCAAGAGTTCGGAAATCAAAACTGATTTCATCAACAACATGACACACGAATTCAAGACGCCTATTGCAACCATTAATATTGCATCTGACGCGTTGAGAAACGAAAAAATATATACAGACCCCGAAAAGGTGAAATATTATGCTGATTTGATCAAACAAGAAAACAAACGGATGAACGCTCATGTTGAGATGGTACTGCGCATGTCGAAGTTAGATCGCAATCAAATGGATATGAATTTTCAGGAAGTCAACTTGAACGGTGTTGTACAAAAAAGTATTGAGCCGATAAGATTTATTGTAGAAGAAAGAAATGGTACAATATTTGAAGAATACAATGCAGAACAGTCTTTTGTCAACGGAGACCCGTTCCATTTAGAGAATATCGTGATTAATGTATTGGATAATGCTCGAAAATACTCTCCAAACACACCAGAGATTCGCGTAAAAACATACAATAAAGACAACAGTTTTATAATTGAGATTTCGGACAAAGGAATGGGAATGCCGCAAAGCGTTCTGAAAAAAATATTTGAACAATTTTATAGAGAAGAAACGGGAAATATACACAATGTAAAAGGTCATGGACTTGGGTTGGCTTATGTCAAAAAAATTGTTCAGCTGCATGGCGGACAAGTTTGGGCAGAAAGTGCTGCAGGAAAAGGAAGTACTTTTTTCATTAAAATCCCTCTAAAATCATAGATCAATGAGTGATAAACAACGATTACTTTTAGTAGAAGATGATCCAAGCTTTGGAAGCGTCTTAAAGGATTATTTGGTTATAAACGATTTTGACGTTACGCACGCAATCGATGGTGAAGATGGTCTTGCCAAATTTAAAGAAAGTGATTACGATCTATGCATCCTTGATGTGATGATGCCAAAAAAAGATGGTTTTACATTAGGAAAAGAGATCAAAGAACTAAAAAGCGAACAACCAATTATATTTTTAACAGCCAAAAATATGCGTGAAGACGTGTTGAATGGCTACAAAATTGGAGCAGACGATTACGTCTTAAAACCATTTGATTCGGAAGTTTTATTGTACAAAATAAAAGCTGTTTTACAACGTAATTCGGGTGAAGAAGAAAAATTTGAACAAGAAGATTTCAAAATTGGTAAATTCACGTTCAATGCAAAATTGAGACAATTAATTTACGATGGTAAGTCTCAGAAATTATCTCCAAAAGAAAACGAATTGTTACGTTTATTGGCTGTATATAAAAACGATTTAATGCCACGTGAAATTGCCTTAACACGCATTTGGCACGATGACAACTATTTTACATCACGTTCAATGGATGTTTACATCGCAAAACTACGTAAGTATTTAAAGAAAGATCCTGCAGTAGAAATCGTGAATATTCACGGCGAAGGATTCAGATTATTGGTACAAGAATAATCCATCATCACTAAAAATATAAAAACTCTATTAGATTTTCACTAATGGAGTTTTTTATTTATGTTTGTACACTAACTTACCTTTATTGATGAAAAATCACAACCAAGAACATATCGAAAAATTACAACAGATTATCTTTAATACACTAGATCCTATTATCGATGATGACTACTCTTTATTAGATATTCCTGATTACAATAATATTGGAGATAATTTAATTTGGGAAGGTGAATTAGATTATTTATCACGTTTGCCTTTAAAGAAAATCTATGAATCAAATTGTTGGAGTTTTAGAGATAAAGATCTTCCTAAAAAAGGGATGATTTTATTACAAGGAGGTGGAAATTTTGGTGATTTATATCCTGAATCGCAAAATCTAAAAATTCATTTGATTCAAAAATATATTGACAGGAAGATTGTTATTTTTCCACAGAGTATACATTATAATCATATTGATAATTTCAATAAAGATTTAAAGATTTTTCAATTACATCCAAATTTGCACATTTGTGTGAGAGATCAAGAATCATATGAGTTGCTAATAGATAATGGATTAAAAAACATATACCTTCTTCCTGATATGGCATTTTGTATTAATTTTTCAAAATTCAACATTCCCTCTATTTCTACAGATAAAAATTTATTAATGAAAAGAAAGGATAAAGAATTAAATACAGATTCACTATTAGATAAAATTGTGACTGACAATTCCAATGTAGATGTTTTAGATTGGCCAACTTTTAATATATCGAGAAACATCCATAGAATACAATATAGAAAAGAACGATATAACCGTATTTTATCTAAAAAATTTTTAAATATCCCTTTATTGAATCGATTAGTAGATTCAAGGTTTGGATTAAAATCACGTAATCAAAAAGATAACTATATAAAACAAGGGATACAATTCCTTAGCGGATATGATACAATTTACACAACTAGATTACATGGGTTAATTTTAGCAATTCTTTTGGATAAAAATGTTACTATTATTGATAATAAACACAAAAAATTAAGTAGATTTTATACGATGTGGTTAAAAGAATTTGACAATGTAAAAATTTACTAAAGATGAAAAAAATAAAAACGAAATGCTTAATATTAATTCCTGTAGGTCCTAATACGAACATTTCCTACTTAGATGACACATTAGATAGTGTAAATTATTATATAGGGAATAAGACTACAGATTGCTATATTATTTTATTAGACGACACAAGAGATCATTCACTAACTACGTCGGCTTATTTTTCGAAAGAGAATATTACGCATATTAAAGCAAAAGATTATTCTGCTGAAAAAAACCGTAGTAAACCTGTTAATGGCCCATTATTCGGGAAAATTATTACGGCTATAAACTCTGTTATAGACAGTATCGAATTTGAGGTGTTTTTAAAAATGGATACTGACACTCTAATTACAGGCTACCATCCTCATTTAGATGCTATTGATTTTTTTAAAGATAATAAAAATGTAGGTATTTTAGGATCTTACTTAAAAAAGGGAGATGGTACATGTAAGATTAATGGAATGAGATTAAAAGGAAACATGCTAAAAAAAGAAATTTCATTTCCATATTACATAAGAAACTTTAAGTTAAAGTTAAAACTATCTAAGATTATGTCCAATGCTCAAAAATTCTCTAATTATAAACCAGGTGATACAGTTACAGGAGGAGGATATTTTATCAGCTACAATGCTTTACATAAATTAAATATGAATAAATTATTGAATGATGATTTAAGGTTTTCTTTAGTAGGTGAAGATTCATTGTTCTCGTTATTAGTCTCAAGCATTGGTTTTGAATTATCAGATCCCAAAGAAGATAATAACTTTATGGCTATTAATTGGCGAGGATTACCATTTCCTTTAGAAGAAATTTGTGCAAAAAACAAAAAAATTATTCATCCAGTGAAACTTGAAAAACCCGAAGATGAATCCAATATAAGAGCATATTTCAAAAAAAACAGGACTTAAATTTTTTCACATACTGTGTAAGTAAAAAAATTGAACTAAGAAAGAATGGATAGAAAGAAGTTTGGGGCTTACAGCTTGGAAAACGAATCATTTTACTTTTAGATAAGTTTTTTAATAATATGTAAACGCGTGATTTGATGAATATTTTAATAATTGCTACGGACAATTGAAATTATTTTAAGAATATTATTCAAAAGATTTTTCCTCTATTAAAAACTCAAATTTATGTTGTTCATCAACTTTGAAGTTTTATGTATACCATATTAAAACAAGAATCCATGTAAATTTGTCGTTAGGAAAGATAAAAAATAATTTACAACGGATAAATATAATTACACAGCTTCCAGCATACAAGCAGCTATGGACAAACTTACAATGAAATGGGAGTCACAATATTTATACGTTGTAGCAACTGTAAAAAAAAATTACAACATTTATTTTTGATATTATGAATCTTCGATAACGTAGAATTTGAGTATCTTTTTCGAATTACTTTAGAGATTAAAAAAATTACAAAACTAATATTATTTAGAATTTAAAGGTAAAATTTAATATCACACCAAAAACAAATAGTTTTTCCAACGATCAATGCCCTAAAAATATCAGTTTATCTTTCTTTTATGCAAATTTCAAAAAAATGGTCACATCCAATTAAAAATTGGGGAATTATTGTGAATCAATTTTTAACTATATTTGAAAAAGATTCAACTGTAAGAAACAGTCAAACCCATCTTATTTCTATTTACACAAAGGTGTAGACAAGGTCTAAAATATCCTAACTCAAGTTATTTATAACCTGAGTCCGATTAATAAAATATTTATAACTAATTAATTTTCAATGTTTAATATTTTAATGAAGGTTTTTTTTGTAGAAAACTATAGGCAATTATTCCCGCAAAAAGATTCATCATAAAGTTTACAACGGAACGATGTCTAGAATGCTCTACTTGACAAATGTTTTTCAATTTATCATTTATGGTCTCAATGATAGAGCGTTTCCTAAGCAAAATTTTATCACTCATTTTCATCAAACTATTCTTCATATTATTGCGAATATTAGTGATTAATTGGATCCCATCGACAAATAATAATTGAGTCAATTTTTCGCTGATATATCCTTTGTCACCGAATAGTTTTCCAAAAATAGACTGTAAAAAAGGTTCGTTTTCAAAGGTTCGCGATCATCCAGATTTGCCTGTGTCACACAAAAACTTAAAAGTTCATCTTTGTCATTGATGATTATATGAAATTTAAAACCATGAAACCAACCCATCGTAGATTTTCTTGTCGTAGCAATGTCTTTGAATACTTTGTTTCGCTTAAGTCTTTTGTTTTTACAAACTCTGATTGGAGTGCTGTCAATAAAAGAAATACATTTGCAACATCCTAAACAACAAGCTTTTGCAAATGTAGTCATCGGCATTAATGCAGACTGCATTAATGCTACAAATCGGTTATAGCAAACGGTTTGAGGGAAATCTTGTATCATATGTTTTGTACATAATAAATTTAAAAATGCTTAAAAGTACGAAAACCACTTAGGTGAAAAAGTATTGTTAAAGTGATTACTTCCGAAGTGCTCATTCTAGGTTTCTTTTTTGATTTGTTGCCAAGAAGGAAAGGTTCTAAAAATTATTCAAAACTTTACAAAACTCATCAACAATTGAATAAATTTCCGTAATTGTTATCAAAACAAATTATAAGACAAATCTGGTCAAATACTTGAATATCAGCAATTTAAATACGCTAATTTTTACCTTTTGTAACAAGTTTTTATAGTCTAAATTTACAATCGAACTCAGGTATATAGCTTACACAGTTTGAGATAGAATACCGTTCTTAATTAACATTTACTCCTTGTTTTATATATTGTTCTTTAAATTTATTTCTCCAACGAATCCATAAATCAGATGAACAGTTTTCAATATGTGCATGATCTAATATCTCGATAATACGATCCGATTTTATGTCTTTTGGTAAATCTGAT
This portion of the Empedobacter stercoris genome encodes:
- a CDS encoding sensor histidine kinase; this translates as MKKGFYKILIVIMSVALIGLIIIQFYWLNLTIQNGTESFNNNVYQAMNYTTEKINKVELDKYYKKFSTIESDLKSSKDKPQVVTNRVIKDSLGVTYAYVTRYVVEKSMLPSGQYNDSLTKANIYSQERVIKIDKDSASSGISNLNLNFENALQDGTFTLESAARWDAGTTPIDKRVNYKMLDSILKNELRNRGINQAIPILAVLKKDSTETNVKSADFDRNKIEFMVPLFLDRKDHIEYYLAANFVNRKLAIVAPTVPVISLTFILTMIIITVFSLSIYYMQLQRKSSEIKTDFINNMTHEFKTPIATINIASDALRNEKIYTDPEKVKYYADLIKQENKRMNAHVEMVLRMSKLDRNQMDMNFQEVNLNGVVQKSIEPIRFIVEERNGTIFEEYNAEQSFVNGDPFHLENIVINVLDNARKYSPNTPEIRVKTYNKDNSFIIEISDKGMGMPQSVLKKIFEQFYREETGNIHNVKGHGLGLAYVKKIVQLHGGQVWAESAAGKGSTFFIKIPLKS
- a CDS encoding polysaccharide pyruvyl transferase family protein, which gives rise to MKNHNQEHIEKLQQIIFNTLDPIIDDDYSLLDIPDYNNIGDNLIWEGELDYLSRLPLKKIYESNCWSFRDKDLPKKGMILLQGGGNFGDLYPESQNLKIHLIQKYIDRKIVIFPQSIHYNHIDNFNKDLKIFQLHPNLHICVRDQESYELLIDNGLKNIYLLPDMAFCINFSKFNIPSISTDKNLLMKRKDKELNTDSLLDKIVTDNSNVDVLDWPTFNISRNIHRIQYRKERYNRILSKKFLNIPLLNRLVDSRFGLKSRNQKDNYIKQGIQFLSGYDTIYTTRLHGLILAILLDKNVTIIDNKHKKLSRFYTMWLKEFDNVKIY
- a CDS encoding response regulator transcription factor — protein: MSDKQRLLLVEDDPSFGSVLKDYLVINDFDVTHAIDGEDGLAKFKESDYDLCILDVMMPKKDGFTLGKEIKELKSEQPIIFLTAKNMREDVLNGYKIGADDYVLKPFDSEVLLYKIKAVLQRNSGEEEKFEQEDFKIGKFTFNAKLRQLIYDGKSQKLSPKENELLRLLAVYKNDLMPREIALTRIWHDDNYFTSRSMDVYIAKLRKYLKKDPAVEIVNIHGEGFRLLVQE